The following are encoded in a window of Thiohalobacter sp. IOR34 genomic DNA:
- a CDS encoding multicopper oxidase family protein — protein sequence MLTIHKQRLMMRGGMGGGGGGTGGGSTGGSGGGRTFSYLASPTSVSARMNGSLTMADGASLRTWYFGGGFNGDRALAGPVLEANEGETVQITLSSMMPHTIHFHGLDVDQANDGVPSTSGYVGRSMGGGGFGRVGDAPSLGTSYTYTFVAPHAGTYMYHCHVDTVLHFEMGMYGTVIIRPADGSTNVAWAGGPTFDKEYIWQLGSFDSSWHGEMVSGAGTVRYRPDYFMINGRDGANAASDPTVAVSAGAGQTVLIRVNGTSYMPAMIRLGGLPFQVIASDGRPLPAPITVTEQLVCAGERYDLLLTLPNSGQYQASVDYYDIRRARLLGSVNTTLTVV from the coding sequence ATGTTGACGATCCACAAACAGCGGTTGATGATGCGCGGCGGCATGGGCGGCGGTGGCGGTGGCACCGGAGGCGGTAGCACCGGAGGCAGCGGCGGCGGCCGCACCTTCAGCTATCTGGCCTCGCCGACCAGCGTCAGCGCCCGCATGAATGGCAGCCTGACCATGGCCGACGGCGCCTCGCTGCGCACCTGGTACTTCGGGGGCGGCTTCAATGGCGACCGCGCCCTGGCCGGACCGGTGCTGGAAGCCAACGAAGGCGAGACGGTCCAGATCACCCTGAGTTCGATGATGCCGCACACCATCCACTTCCATGGCCTGGACGTCGATCAGGCCAACGACGGCGTTCCCAGCACCTCCGGCTATGTCGGCCGCAGCATGGGCGGTGGCGGTTTCGGCCGGGTCGGTGATGCACCCAGCCTGGGCACCTCCTATACCTACACCTTCGTCGCCCCCCATGCCGGCACCTACATGTACCACTGTCACGTGGACACCGTGCTGCACTTCGAGATGGGCATGTACGGCACCGTGATCATCCGGCCGGCAGACGGTTCCACCAATGTCGCCTGGGCTGGCGGACCGACCTTCGACAAGGAGTACATCTGGCAGCTCGGCAGCTTCGACAGCAGCTGGCACGGCGAAATGGTCAGCGGTGCAGGCACGGTCCGCTACCGTCCCGACTACTTCATGATCAACGGCCGTGACGGCGCCAACGCTGCCTCCGACCCGACGGTTGCGGTCAGCGCCGGCGCCGGCCAGACCGTGCTGATCCGGGTCAATGGCACCAGCTACATGCCGGCCATGATCCGCCTCGGCGGCCTGCCCTTCCAGGTCATCGCCTCCGACGGCCGCCCGCTGCCGGCACCGATCACGGTCACCGAACAGCTGGTCTGCGCCGGCGAACGCTACGACCTGTTGCTGACCCTGCCGAACTCCGGCCAATATCAGGCCAGCGTCGACTATTACGACATCCGGCGTGCCCGACTCCTGGGCAGCGTCAACACCACGCTCACCGTCGTCTGA
- a CDS encoding EAL domain-containing protein — protein MITDLPARIKRGEQGQVALRMLDAVRPQMLALKVAQEGWLSRREQGEALADAELRGWRDDGALRQRVDEYREAGLYNARLIRSIDVFEQTLSAWMEAESDLRRHFNESADGQNGHLAQHVLRADSLFLAALYRLADGEAPIHRDIEDGRRASHLLQLSGLGLLVYLFLLVAYLLYSRMRELNRSRQILDQAHRRLVTSEQDLRITLDSIGDAVIATDAEGRVTRMNPVAEQLTGWQEADARGRSLEEVFRIVNSETGAVVESPVSKVLREGSVVGLANHTALIDRQGRQRQISDSGAPIRDDSGRIRGVVLVFRDVTEEYRLEQALHDSERRLREAQRIARLGHWTLDIGSGALRWSDEIFRIFEIDPAQFGASYEAFLERVHPEDRERVDQAYQDSVREHRPYQVTHRLLFEDGRIKHVIERGETFYDEQGRPLYSIGTVQDVSEQMEAAEELRLAATTFESHTGILITDAEGTIQRVNPAMAAMTGYSAEELVGNNPRILQSGRQDRRFYRQMWEMIRDTGRWQGELWNRRKDGELYAEWLTITAVKDSAGRVTHYIGTSQDITERKRAEARIQHLAYYDDLTGLPNRRLFLDRLEHELAVARRRGLHGAVLFLDLDRFKTLNDALGHPIGDLLLREVSRRLIDQVRAEDTVARLGGDEFVILLPELSSELDQAGFEAQAVAEKIAERLADPYDLEGHIYYLTASLGIVLFPGDVGEKESVDDILKHADSAMYQAKDAGRNTVRFFLPSMQAAADARLALEKDLRQALENEELVLHYQPQLDAEGRLLGAEALLRWNSPARGMVPPDAFIPIAEETGLILDLGDWVLRAAAAQIREWEQNGMLAQVGALAVNVSPRQFHQADFSQRVLDILAGAGVTPRAMKLEITEGVVMDSVGEAIEKMQVLKAAGIGFSLDDFGTGYSSLSYLQRLPIDTIKIDRSFIRDIADNPGDAAIVETILAMAAHLELEVVAEGVETQQALELLQARGCRAYQGYYFSHPLEAEAFARFVREVAGKAGNAVD, from the coding sequence GTGATTACTGACCTGCCAGCGCGTATCAAGCGCGGCGAGCAGGGGCAGGTGGCGCTGCGCATGCTGGATGCGGTGCGTCCGCAAATGCTCGCTCTCAAGGTTGCGCAGGAAGGCTGGTTGTCGCGACGCGAGCAGGGTGAGGCCCTGGCGGATGCTGAACTGCGAGGCTGGAGGGATGATGGCGCCTTGCGGCAGCGGGTCGATGAGTACCGTGAGGCCGGTCTCTACAACGCGAGGCTGATCCGCAGCATCGATGTCTTCGAGCAGACGCTGTCCGCCTGGATGGAGGCGGAGTCTGATCTGCGCCGACATTTCAATGAGTCGGCCGACGGCCAGAACGGCCATCTTGCCCAGCATGTATTGCGTGCCGACAGCCTGTTTCTCGCCGCCCTGTACCGCCTGGCCGATGGTGAGGCGCCGATCCACCGGGATATCGAGGATGGGCGCCGTGCTTCTCATCTGCTTCAGCTAAGCGGGTTGGGCCTGCTGGTCTATCTGTTTCTGCTGGTGGCCTATCTCCTGTACAGCCGGATGCGTGAACTGAACCGTTCCCGGCAGATCCTCGACCAGGCGCACCGGCGCCTGGTCACCAGCGAACAGGACTTGCGTATCACCCTCGATTCCATCGGTGACGCGGTGATTGCGACCGATGCGGAGGGGCGGGTGACGCGCATGAATCCTGTTGCAGAGCAACTCACCGGCTGGCAGGAAGCCGATGCGCGCGGTCGGTCATTGGAAGAGGTGTTCCGGATCGTCAACAGCGAGACCGGTGCGGTGGTGGAGAGCCCGGTGTCCAAGGTGCTGCGCGAGGGCAGCGTGGTTGGCCTGGCCAATCATACAGCGCTGATCGACCGTCAGGGCCGGCAGCGGCAGATCTCTGACAGCGGGGCGCCGATTCGTGATGACAGCGGCCGGATCCGCGGTGTGGTGCTGGTGTTCCGCGACGTGACCGAAGAATACCGTCTGGAACAGGCGTTGCACGACAGTGAGCGCCGCCTGCGCGAGGCACAGCGCATTGCCCGCCTTGGGCACTGGACACTGGATATCGGCAGTGGTGCGCTGCGCTGGTCAGATGAGATCTTCCGCATCTTCGAGATCGACCCGGCCCAGTTCGGCGCCTCCTACGAGGCCTTTCTGGAACGGGTGCATCCGGAAGACCGGGAGCGGGTCGATCAGGCCTACCAGGATTCGGTACGCGAACACCGCCCCTACCAGGTCACCCACCGGCTGCTGTTCGAGGACGGCAGGATCAAGCACGTCATCGAGCGCGGCGAGACCTTCTACGACGAACAGGGGAGGCCGCTGTATTCCATTGGCACGGTGCAGGACGTGAGCGAGCAGATGGAGGCGGCCGAGGAGCTGCGCCTGGCTGCCACCACCTTCGAGAGCCATACCGGCATCCTGATCACGGATGCCGAGGGCACCATCCAGCGCGTCAACCCCGCCATGGCGGCGATGACCGGCTACTCGGCCGAGGAACTGGTCGGCAACAACCCGCGTATCCTCCAGTCAGGGCGCCAGGATAGGCGTTTCTACCGCCAGATGTGGGAGATGATAAGGGATACCGGTCGTTGGCAGGGCGAACTCTGGAACCGGCGCAAGGACGGTGAACTCTATGCCGAGTGGCTGACCATCACCGCAGTCAAGGATTCGGCAGGGCGTGTTACGCACTATATCGGTACTTCGCAGGATATCACCGAGCGCAAGAGGGCGGAGGCGCGCATTCAGCACCTCGCCTATTATGACGACCTGACCGGGCTGCCCAACCGGCGCCTGTTTCTGGATCGCCTGGAGCACGAACTGGCCGTTGCCCGTCGGCGTGGTCTGCACGGCGCGGTGCTGTTTCTCGACCTGGACCGTTTCAAGACCCTGAACGATGCCCTCGGCCATCCCATCGGTGACCTGCTGCTGCGCGAGGTCAGCAGGCGACTGATCGATCAGGTGCGGGCGGAGGATACCGTGGCGCGCCTCGGCGGGGACGAGTTCGTGATCCTGCTGCCCGAACTGAGCAGCGAGCTGGACCAGGCGGGCTTCGAGGCCCAGGCGGTGGCCGAGAAGATTGCGGAACGGCTGGCGGATCCCTACGACCTGGAAGGCCATATCTATTACCTCACGGCGAGCCTTGGCATCGTGCTGTTTCCGGGTGACGTCGGCGAGAAGGAGAGCGTGGACGACATCCTCAAGCATGCCGACAGCGCCATGTACCAGGCCAAGGATGCGGGGCGCAACACGGTACGTTTCTTCCTGCCGAGCATGCAGGCGGCGGCCGATGCCCGGCTGGCGCTGGAGAAGGATCTGCGTCAGGCCCTGGAAAACGAGGAACTGGTGTTGCACTACCAGCCGCAGCTCGATGCCGAAGGCCGGTTGCTCGGCGCCGAGGCCCTGCTGCGCTGGAACAGTCCGGCGCGGGGCATGGTACCGCCGGATGCCTTCATCCCGATTGCCGAGGAGACCGGTCTGATCCTGGATCTCGGTGACTGGGTGCTGCGGGCCGCCGCTGCCCAGATCCGGGAATGGGAGCAGAATGGCATGCTGGCGCAGGTCGGCGCTTTGGCCGTCAATGTCAGCCCACGCCAGTTTCACCAGGCCGACTTCAGTCAGCGGGTACTCGATATCCTTGCGGGGGCGGGCGTCACGCCCCGTGCCATGAAGCTGGAGATCACCGAGGGGGTGGTGATGGATAGTGTCGGCGAGGCCATCGAAAAGATGCAGGTGCTGAAGGCGGCGGGGATCGGTTTCTCGCTGGATGACTTCGGCACTGGCTATTCCTCGCTCTCCTATCTGCAACGACTGCCCATCGATACCATCAAGATCGACCGCAGCTTCATTCGTGATATCGCCGACAATCCTGGCGATGCCGCAATCGTCGAGACCATCCTTGCCATGGCCGCGCATCTGGAGCTGGAAGTGGTCGCTGAGGGGGTGGAGACGCAGCAGGCGCTGGAGTTGCTGCAGGCCAGGGGTTGCCGTGCCTATCAGGGGTATTATTTCAGCCATCCACTCGAAGCGGAGGCCTTTGCCCGTTTCGTCAGAGAGGTTGCCGGCAAGGCTGGGAATGCCGTCGATTAG
- a CDS encoding bifunctional diguanylate cyclase/phosphodiesterase: MTLSLPARNFQRRLLSLIALTWTLPPVIGFGCLLFIRMFTPEQVATVLSTPLEPAFILLSLLLAVGYFHRFSTPLLHCLEQPDRCDQPGLERRLRRFPLHYWGLFLGYLLLAPASVILSAELYTDFRATPIDWFRIHLVALIVSILVGLPIFFAIFDLFGRSFGGFPLQRPILTIKSRVFLIGALVPLLIDTMLVQYYWTRTGYFTRETFLIWLMMEILAIAGTLLFLKSFEQSLQPLHRLLQWPHAISPGLGIALPRPSTTDELGLLAAHLRHTLDEQRLHREQLAFGNQLLMEGQTTEGMARLFELVVDKTRTTLNSDLCLLFLHDPGSERLLAVGYSNAPFRAEGHFQLPLDTPSLAGKVFRNGRRHALETAATDPCASAPVLRPFAIRSLAGAPLLRGGKPIGVLLLAHCHQRHRYGQRELDSLEAFALEAALAHAFCEDQRRQQRIETAIRQIMDGISTTIGEAFFDAVAGRMAPILLADAVGIGVLAEGHDDRIQTLSFYLDGEAQPNLVYPMANTPCETVVGQQNRSYLHDVQKAFPKDGFLAELKMEAYVGIPLFDSSGKALGLLFALFRRPLQDSGFLESVMGIFAVRAAAEIERLQTEAQIKHLAYHDSLTQLPNRELLQDRLQQALAHAQRHQGCLAVMLLDIDHFKAINDSLGHPAGDQLLAQIGARLNDCIRQEDTVARIGGDEFVILLTDLGDNIQALQHASQVAEKVREQLAPPYLINGHSLSVTPSTGIALYPTDGSSADELLKHADIALYQAKGSGRDNYTFFSAHMNVAAVQRLELENELRRAIEKQQFELLYQPKLDITDDRILGAEVLLRWQHPEKGLITPDQFIPLAEETGLIIPIGQWVIEQACRHAARLCRMGPACMFEHGLSINVSPRQFRQDDFLDRLEASLARHGIDGRCLEVEITENLLIHDTAEVSRRLEALKQHGLKIAIDDFGTGYSSLSYLQRLPIDTIKIDRSFIRDMADNPNDIAIVETILTMAHHLQITTVAEGVETARQLEILRRLGCSAYQGFHFSPPLSQTDFCALLETAPGPHRKQD; this comes from the coding sequence ATGACCCTGTCCCTGCCCGCCCGCAACTTCCAGCGCCGGCTCCTGAGCCTCATCGCCCTCACCTGGACCCTGCCACCGGTCATCGGCTTTGGCTGCCTGCTGTTCATCCGCATGTTCACCCCGGAGCAGGTCGCCACCGTACTCAGCACACCGCTGGAACCCGCCTTCATCCTCCTCTCACTGCTGCTTGCGGTTGGTTACTTCCACCGTTTCAGCACGCCCCTGCTTCACTGTCTGGAACAACCCGACAGATGCGACCAGCCGGGGCTGGAACGGCGGCTGCGCCGCTTTCCCCTCCACTACTGGGGACTGTTCCTCGGCTATCTGCTGCTGGCACCGGCCTCGGTGATCCTCAGCGCCGAGCTCTACACCGACTTCCGCGCCACCCCCATCGATTGGTTCCGCATCCATCTGGTGGCGCTGATCGTCTCCATCCTGGTCGGCCTGCCGATCTTCTTCGCCATCTTCGACCTGTTCGGTCGCAGCTTCGGTGGCTTCCCGCTGCAGCGGCCGATACTGACCATCAAGAGCCGGGTCTTCCTCATCGGCGCGCTGGTTCCGCTGCTGATCGACACCATGCTGGTTCAATACTACTGGACGAGAACCGGCTACTTCACCCGCGAGACCTTCCTCATCTGGCTAATGATGGAGATCCTCGCCATCGCTGGCACCCTGCTGTTTCTGAAGAGTTTCGAACAGTCCCTGCAACCGCTGCACCGGCTGCTGCAATGGCCCCATGCCATATCACCAGGCCTTGGCATCGCCCTGCCACGACCATCCACCACCGATGAACTCGGCCTGCTCGCCGCCCATCTGCGTCATACCCTGGACGAACAGCGCCTGCATCGTGAGCAACTGGCCTTCGGCAACCAGCTGCTGATGGAAGGACAGACCACCGAGGGCATGGCCCGCCTGTTCGAACTGGTGGTGGACAAGACCCGAACCACCCTGAACAGCGATCTCTGCCTGCTCTTTCTGCACGACCCCGGCAGCGAGCGCCTGCTGGCGGTAGGCTACAGCAACGCCCCCTTCCGTGCCGAAGGCCACTTCCAGCTCCCCCTGGACACGCCCTCGCTGGCCGGCAAGGTCTTTCGTAACGGCCGACGCCATGCCCTGGAGACGGCGGCCACAGACCCCTGTGCCAGCGCCCCGGTCCTGCGCCCGTTCGCCATCCGCTCACTGGCCGGAGCCCCCCTGCTGCGAGGCGGCAAACCGATCGGTGTGCTGTTGCTGGCCCATTGTCACCAGCGGCATCGTTACGGACAGCGCGAACTGGACAGCCTAGAGGCCTTCGCCCTGGAGGCAGCACTGGCCCATGCCTTCTGCGAAGACCAGCGCCGGCAGCAGCGGATCGAGACCGCGATCCGGCAGATCATGGACGGCATCTCGACGACCATTGGCGAGGCCTTCTTCGACGCCGTGGCCGGGCGCATGGCCCCCATCCTCCTGGCCGACGCCGTGGGCATCGGTGTTCTGGCCGAGGGCCATGACGACCGCATTCAGACCCTCAGCTTCTACCTGGATGGTGAGGCCCAACCCAACCTGGTCTACCCGATGGCGAACACCCCCTGCGAGACCGTCGTCGGTCAGCAGAACCGCAGCTATCTGCATGACGTGCAGAAGGCCTTCCCCAAGGACGGGTTTCTGGCCGAGCTGAAGATGGAGGCCTATGTCGGCATCCCGCTGTTCGATTCCAGTGGCAAGGCGCTGGGCCTGCTGTTCGCCCTGTTCCGCCGCCCCCTCCAGGACAGCGGCTTCCTTGAATCCGTGATGGGTATCTTTGCCGTGCGCGCCGCTGCCGAGATCGAACGCCTGCAGACCGAGGCACAGATCAAGCATCTCGCCTACCATGACAGCCTCACCCAGCTGCCCAACCGCGAGTTGCTGCAGGACCGGCTGCAACAGGCCCTGGCCCATGCCCAACGCCACCAGGGATGTCTGGCAGTGATGCTGCTGGACATCGATCACTTCAAGGCGATCAACGACTCGCTGGGCCATCCGGCCGGTGACCAGCTACTGGCACAGATCGGCGCCCGCCTCAACGATTGCATCCGCCAGGAGGACACCGTGGCCCGGATAGGGGGCGATGAATTCGTCATCCTGCTCACCGATCTGGGTGACAATATCCAGGCCCTGCAGCACGCCAGCCAGGTGGCCGAGAAGGTCCGCGAACAACTGGCACCACCCTATCTGATCAACGGCCACAGCCTGAGCGTCACCCCCAGTACCGGCATCGCCCTCTATCCCACCGATGGTTCCAGCGCAGACGAACTGCTCAAGCACGCCGATATCGCGCTCTACCAGGCCAAGGGCTCGGGCCGCGACAACTACACCTTCTTCTCGGCTCACATGAACGTCGCTGCCGTCCAGCGCCTGGAGCTGGAAAATGAATTGCGCCGCGCCATCGAAAAACAGCAGTTCGAGCTGTTGTACCAACCCAAACTGGATATCACAGACGACCGCATCCTCGGTGCCGAGGTCCTGCTGCGCTGGCAACATCCGGAGAAAGGGCTGATCACACCCGATCAGTTCATACCGTTGGCAGAAGAGACCGGCCTGATCATCCCCATCGGCCAGTGGGTCATCGAACAGGCCTGCCGCCACGCAGCCAGACTCTGTCGCATGGGCCCGGCCTGCATGTTTGAACATGGCCTGTCCATCAATGTCAGTCCGCGCCAGTTCCGGCAGGACGACTTTCTCGACCGACTGGAGGCCAGCCTGGCCCGGCATGGTATCGACGGGCGCTGTCTGGAGGTGGAGATCACTGAGAACCTGCTGATCCACGATACCGCAGAGGTAAGCCGACGACTCGAGGCTCTGAAACAGCATGGCCTGAAGATCGCCATCGACGATTTCGGTACCGGCTATTCCTCGCTCTCCTATCTGCAACGACTGCCCATCGATACCATCAAGATCGACCGCAGCTTCATTCGTGACATGGCCGACAACCCCAACGATATTGCCATCGTCGAGACCATCCTGACCATGGCCCACCACCTGCAGATCACCACTGTCGCCGAGGGTGTGGAAACCGCCCGCCAGCTCGAGATCCTGCGCCGCCTCGGCTGCTCGGCCTACCAGGGTTTCCATTTCAGCCCGCCGCTGTCGCAGACAGACTTCTGCGCTCTGCTGGAGACAGCGCCAGGCCCCCATCGGAAACAGGACTGA
- a CDS encoding multicopper oxidase domain-containing protein, with protein MKRRDFLKASLGGSAFAFTGLTLLPQRQALAATLDVQLIAEVTSKTLVDGNSVPVWQFRDPNGSGPGVLGSGLVVKEGDTVNITLSNNLDRAINFVIPGVLSGTAAVAPGSSRSYSFTAPAAGSYFYTDDVNGEIGRAMGLAGPLVVMPADGSNSLYSGGPAFDRQYTLVLHEMDDRLNAAVGNGGSYDMANYEPNYYFVNGLSYPNTASDSDTLVAMNVGENVAIRFINTGCISYPQHFHGYHVKVISRNRVLETTVIDKDTTQVERGMCTDVILPVAQPGAYPLHTHYVPGVTANGVYVYPYGGALIVLAAS; from the coding sequence ATGAAACGACGCGATTTTCTGAAGGCCAGCCTGGGGGGCTCGGCCTTTGCATTCACCGGCCTGACCCTGTTGCCACAGCGCCAGGCCCTGGCCGCCACCCTCGACGTGCAACTGATCGCCGAGGTCACCAGCAAGACCCTGGTCGACGGCAACAGCGTCCCCGTCTGGCAATTCCGGGATCCGAACGGCAGCGGCCCCGGGGTCCTGGGCTCAGGCCTGGTGGTCAAGGAGGGTGACACCGTCAACATCACCCTGAGCAACAACCTGGACCGGGCGATCAACTTCGTCATCCCCGGCGTGCTCAGCGGCACGGCGGCGGTCGCCCCCGGCAGCTCGCGCAGCTACAGTTTCACCGCTCCGGCCGCAGGCAGCTATTTCTACACCGACGATGTCAATGGCGAGATCGGACGGGCCATGGGCCTGGCTGGCCCGCTGGTGGTCATGCCGGCCGACGGCTCCAACAGCCTGTACAGCGGCGGCCCTGCCTTCGACCGCCAGTATACGCTGGTGCTGCACGAGATGGACGACCGGCTCAATGCCGCAGTCGGCAACGGCGGCAGCTACGACATGGCCAACTACGAGCCCAACTACTACTTCGTCAACGGCCTCAGCTACCCCAACACGGCCAGCGACAGTGACACCCTGGTGGCCATGAACGTCGGGGAGAACGTGGCCATCCGCTTCATCAATACCGGCTGCATCAGCTATCCACAGCATTTCCACGGTTATCACGTCAAGGTCATCAGCCGCAACCGGGTGCTGGAGACGACGGTGATCGACAAGGACACCACCCAGGTCGAACGCGGCATGTGCACCGACGTCATCCTGCCGGTCGCCCAGCCCGGCGCCTACCCGCTGCACACTCACTACGTGCCGGGCGTCACCGCCAATGGGGTCTACGTCTATCCCTACGGCGGCGCGCTGATCGTGCTGGCGGCATCCTGA
- a CDS encoding P-II family nitrogen regulator, whose protein sequence is MKEIKAFIHRNRVADIIHALNSAQLCGNNCNLSVTDVKGTLQALDNQERAYSLELGEAIITEVKLELVLPDEQVDEAVAVIREHGRTGQPRAGWVFVNDIGQAWPIDGG, encoded by the coding sequence ATGAAAGAGATCAAGGCCTTCATCCACCGTAATCGGGTGGCGGACATCATCCATGCGCTCAACAGTGCACAGCTGTGCGGTAACAACTGCAACCTGTCGGTGACCGACGTCAAGGGAACCCTGCAGGCACTGGACAATCAGGAACGTGCCTATTCGCTGGAACTGGGCGAGGCGATCATCACCGAGGTGAAGCTGGAACTGGTGCTACCCGACGAACAGGTCGATGAAGCGGTGGCAGTGATCCGCGAACATGGCCGTACCGGTCAGCCACGGGCCGGCTGGGTGTTCGTCAACGACATCGGGCAGGCCTGGCCCATCGACGGCGGCTGA
- a CDS encoding heavy metal translocating P-type ATPase has product MSCGCGHQDYEGSWWGFPPLRNALIAGGIALPAWLLALAGQIGTPLENALYWLAIPIGAWYWAREGIEALAEEHEVGISLLMIAATVGSGILGLWEEAAALVVLYGAAEGIEEFTFARTRTAIRALLDLAPKEARLLRDGAEVVVPAADLRPGDRFLVRPGEALATDGVIIEGESSLDESPVTGESLPVDKGPGDAVFAASINGQGALVVEVSAGFEDNTLAKIIHLVEEAQEQKGRAQAWMERFGRRYSPAVLGSAALLLVLPWLAGGDPVFWAQRAVVLLVAAAPCALVISLPITMAAGISGAGQRGILIKGGAHLEHLGTIHTIAFDKTGTLTHGRPQVMDLLPLGVTETELLARAAAVELASEHPLARAVVERARAEGVDIPSSSGFSALTSAGARADIEGETWHIGKPTLFRELDIDLTALEPQIQAFEAEGKTVVLVGSGTRVIGLITLQDRLRDNVREVIDGLHRLGLRTVMLTGDNAGTARRIAAEAGIDDIRANLKPDDKVAAVQELLRDGPVLMVGDGVNDAPALAAATCGVAMGAAGTDAAIEAADIALMADDLAKLEEALRLGRQARRVSRQNIVFAVTVLLVLIPAGVGGLISIATAVLVHEASELLAVANGLRATHPPAA; this is encoded by the coding sequence ATGTCCTGCGGTTGCGGTCACCAAGACTATGAGGGTTCCTGGTGGGGCTTCCCACCGCTGCGCAACGCGCTGATCGCGGGCGGCATCGCCCTGCCGGCCTGGCTGCTGGCGCTGGCCGGCCAGATCGGCACACCGCTGGAGAACGCACTGTACTGGCTGGCCATCCCGATCGGCGCCTGGTACTGGGCGCGCGAAGGCATCGAGGCGCTGGCCGAGGAACACGAGGTCGGCATCTCCTTGCTGATGATCGCAGCCACGGTCGGTTCCGGCATCCTCGGCCTGTGGGAGGAGGCTGCTGCGCTGGTGGTTCTGTATGGCGCCGCCGAGGGCATCGAGGAGTTCACCTTTGCGCGTACCCGTACCGCCATCCGCGCCCTGCTGGATCTGGCACCGAAGGAGGCCCGCCTGCTGCGCGACGGCGCCGAGGTGGTGGTGCCGGCGGCAGATCTCAGGCCCGGTGACCGCTTCCTGGTGCGGCCGGGCGAGGCGCTGGCCACCGACGGTGTGATCATCGAGGGCGAGTCCAGTCTCGACGAATCGCCAGTGACCGGCGAGTCGCTACCGGTCGACAAGGGGCCGGGCGATGCCGTGTTCGCCGCCAGCATCAATGGCCAGGGCGCGCTGGTCGTGGAGGTGAGCGCCGGCTTCGAGGACAACACCCTGGCCAAGATCATCCACCTGGTGGAAGAGGCGCAGGAACAGAAGGGCCGCGCCCAGGCCTGGATGGAACGCTTCGGCCGGCGCTACAGTCCGGCGGTGTTGGGCAGCGCCGCCCTGCTGCTGGTGCTGCCCTGGCTGGCCGGCGGGGATCCCGTCTTCTGGGCGCAACGTGCCGTAGTGCTGCTGGTGGCGGCTGCCCCCTGCGCCCTGGTCATCTCCCTGCCCATCACCATGGCGGCCGGCATCAGCGGCGCCGGACAGCGCGGCATCCTGATAAAGGGCGGCGCCCATCTCGAGCACCTGGGCACGATCCACACCATCGCCTTCGACAAGACCGGCACCCTGACCCATGGCCGGCCACAGGTGATGGACCTGCTTCCACTAGGGGTTACCGAGACCGAGCTGCTGGCGCGCGCCGCGGCTGTCGAGCTGGCCTCCGAGCACCCCCTGGCACGCGCCGTGGTCGAGCGTGCCCGCGCCGAGGGGGTGGACATCCCGTCCTCCAGCGGATTTTCCGCGCTCACCAGCGCCGGCGCCCGCGCGGACATCGAAGGAGAGACCTGGCACATCGGCAAGCCGACCCTGTTCCGTGAACTCGATATCGACCTCACGGCACTGGAGCCGCAGATACAGGCCTTCGAGGCCGAGGGCAAGACGGTCGTCCTGGTCGGCAGCGGCACGCGGGTCATCGGTCTGATCACCTTGCAGGACAGGCTGCGCGACAATGTGCGCGAGGTGATCGACGGCCTGCACCGGCTGGGACTGCGCACCGTGATGCTGACCGGCGACAACGCCGGCACGGCGCGGCGCATCGCGGCCGAGGCCGGCATCGACGACATCCGCGCCAACCTCAAGCCGGACGACAAGGTGGCGGCCGTGCAGGAACTGCTGCGCGACGGCCCGGTGCTGATGGTCGGCGACGGTGTCAACGACGCGCCGGCGCTGGCAGCCGCCACCTGCGGTGTGGCCATGGGCGCGGCCGGCACCGATGCGGCCATCGAGGCGGCAGACATCGCGCTGATGGCCGACGATCTCGCCAAGCTCGAAGAGGCCCTGCGCCTGGGTCGTCAGGCACGTCGGGTCAGCCGGCAGAACATCGTCTTCGCCGTCACTGTGCTGCTGGTGCTGATCCCGGCCGGGGTCGGCGGCCTGATCAGCATCGCCACCGCCGTGCTGGTCCACGAGGCTAGCGAACTGCTGGCGGTTGCCAATGGCCTGCGCGCCACCCATCCACCCGCTGCCTGA